From the Candidatus Neomarinimicrobiota bacterium genome, one window contains:
- a CDS encoding NAD-dependent epimerase/dehydratase family protein produces the protein MRVLILGVDGYLGWPTAMAFSKLGHEVYGVDNYLRRNLCREENAEPLFPVPNLHERVELWKILTGKNIKIRIGDLRDWNVISEVFQEFQPEAVVHYAEQPSAPYSMLRREAAMLTLQNNLTVTANLIYAVKKNCPDCHIIKLGTMGEYGTPNIDIEEGWLEIEHNGRRDIFLFPRQASSLYHTTKIMDTDLLWFYVRTWGLRVTDLMQGPVYGLYTDECKDDERLWPFFNYDEIFGTVLNRFVVQAVAGYPLTVYGKGGQTRGYINIKDTINCVRLSMENPPKKGELRIFNQFTETFTVNELAEKVKRVGNEMGLNVRIRHIENPRKEAEEHYYNPKHTGLLELGLQPHYLTDEVIHDMLEAVMEHETRINNSSILRNVRWA, from the coding sequence ATGCGCGTACTTATATTGGGAGTGGACGGTTACTTGGGGTGGCCAACAGCAATGGCCTTTTCCAAATTGGGGCACGAAGTCTATGGTGTAGATAACTATCTGCGGCGAAATCTTTGCCGCGAGGAAAATGCGGAACCGTTGTTTCCGGTACCAAACCTTCACGAACGGGTTGAATTATGGAAGATATTAACTGGTAAAAATATTAAAATTCGCATAGGGGACTTGCGAGACTGGAACGTTATAAGTGAGGTTTTTCAGGAGTTTCAACCCGAGGCCGTAGTACACTATGCCGAACAGCCCTCCGCGCCCTATTCCATGCTGAGACGGGAAGCAGCGATGTTGACTCTGCAAAACAATTTGACCGTAACAGCCAACCTTATTTACGCCGTAAAAAAAAATTGTCCGGATTGCCATATCATAAAGCTCGGGACGATGGGGGAATATGGTACGCCTAATATTGACATCGAGGAAGGCTGGCTGGAAATAGAACATAACGGCCGGCGTGATATATTTTTGTTCCCGCGCCAGGCAAGTTCTCTTTATCATACTACTAAGATAATGGATACCGACCTGTTGTGGTTTTATGTCCGCACCTGGGGATTACGGGTAACAGACCTAATGCAGGGCCCTGTCTATGGTCTGTACACGGATGAATGTAAGGATGACGAACGGCTATGGCCTTTCTTTAATTATGATGAGATCTTTGGAACGGTTCTTAATCGCTTTGTAGTGCAGGCTGTGGCTGGATACCCCCTCACTGTTTATGGAAAAGGCGGCCAAACACGGGGGTACATCAATATCAAAGACACTATCAACTGTGTCCGCTTGTCGATGGAGAATCCTCCTAAAAAAGGAGAGCTACGAATTTTTAATCAGTTTACTGAGACCTTTACTGTCAACGAGCTTGCGGAGAAAGTTAAGAGAGTGGGCAATGAAATGGGTTTAAATGTGCGTATAAGGCATATTGAAAACCCTCGTAAGGAAGCAGAGGAGCATTATTATAATCCTAAGCATACTGGATTACTTGAATTAGGATTGCAGCCCCATTATCTGACTGATGAGGTAATTCACGATATGCTAGAAGCGGTTATGGAACACGAGACTCGGATTAATAACTCAAGTATTCTAAGAAACGTACGTTGGGCTTAG
- a CDS encoding oligosaccharide flippase family protein, which produces MDKNFTFELVARFVVLGTTTLVSFILIPLLSKNLGAQGYGVWTQISITSSLIAPFITLKTEIATIRFANRYDHARMNWIYIILSLGVILNCLLLIGISLLFLDDICGFLFGLESKTNSLGMFILFWGFIISTVTSRFWEHILRAKDKNLHLSLLQTIRALLLLLCSLCYITIKNTFMLEVFLTISIILNVIVIIIILTTELTKGIYKLSWNDSLQEIFKLVKYSFPLVPYAFLVWVSDVSDRYIINYYLGLSSVGSYGLNYNICKYLSLAIGPITFVVFPSVSKLWDQGDYSRVRYYLDVSLKLFTIMTLPFLMIFFVFYDELITLLAKQEFVVSLWTVAFLMLGTYVFNLSQIIRIGPHLIEKTKILSYGAVISAFLNLVLNFALVPQFGLGGAAFSTLICYSLFTIVILYINIKNNLFFIIDVEFYTKFFFICFVFFFISKFIDLHLELGLFLKLGLAFGVFILTCYVFRLLPKDTIKAVRAIYRGRG; this is translated from the coding sequence ATGGATAAGAATTTTACTTTTGAATTAGTTGCAAGGTTTGTTGTATTGGGAACAACTACCTTAGTCAGTTTTATTTTAATACCCCTTTTGTCCAAGAACTTAGGTGCTCAAGGGTATGGAGTTTGGACTCAGATTAGTATTACAAGTAGCTTGATTGCTCCTTTCATAACATTAAAGACAGAAATTGCTACTATTAGATTTGCGAACCGGTATGATCACGCGAGGATGAACTGGATCTATATAATACTATCCTTGGGCGTGATATTAAATTGCTTGCTTTTAATTGGTATTTCTCTTTTATTTCTAGATGATATCTGTGGATTTTTGTTTGGGCTGGAAAGCAAGACGAATTCCCTAGGCATGTTTATTCTCTTTTGGGGTTTTATTATCTCAACTGTAACTAGCCGTTTTTGGGAACACATCCTGAGAGCAAAAGATAAAAACTTGCACCTTAGCTTGTTACAGACTATACGTGCTTTATTACTTCTGTTATGTAGTTTGTGCTACATTACTATTAAAAATACCTTTATGCTCGAAGTATTTTTAACTATTAGTATAATACTAAATGTTATAGTTATTATTATTATTTTAACAACAGAACTTACAAAAGGGATTTACAAGTTATCCTGGAACGATTCTCTTCAAGAAATTTTTAAACTGGTAAAATATAGCTTTCCTTTAGTTCCATATGCCTTTCTTGTATGGGTTAGCGATGTTTCAGATAGATATATTATTAATTACTACCTGGGTTTATCCAGTGTTGGGAGTTATGGATTAAATTATAACATTTGTAAATATCTTTCTTTGGCTATCGGTCCAATTACTTTTGTAGTTTTTCCTAGTGTTTCAAAGTTATGGGATCAAGGGGATTACTCCCGTGTTAGATATTATTTAGATGTATCTCTGAAGCTTTTTACGATTATGACTTTGCCATTTCTAATGATTTTCTTTGTTTTCTACGATGAGCTAATTACGCTACTTGCCAAACAAGAGTTTGTGGTTTCTTTGTGGACAGTTGCCTTTTTAATGTTAGGAACGTATGTATTTAATTTAAGCCAAATTATCAGGATTGGCCCACATCTTATTGAAAAAACTAAAATACTGTCTTATGGCGCAGTTATTAGTGCTTTCCTAAATCTGGTATTGAATTTTGCTTTGGTTCCCCAGTTTGGCTTAGGGGGTGCCGCGTTCTCTACCCTGATATGTTATAGCTTATTTACTATTGTTATTCTATACATTAATATAAAAAACAATTTGTTTTTTATAATAGATGTAGAATTTTATACCAAGTTTTTCTTTATTTGCTTTGTTTTCTTTTTTATTTCTAAATTTATTGATTTACATCTTGAACTGGGCTTGTTTCTAAAGCTAGGTTTAGCATTTGGTGTTTTTATTTTAACTTGTTATGTTTTTAGGCTTCTACCTAAAGATACTATTAAAGCGGTTAGAGCTATCTATAGGGGAAGGGGTTGA
- a CDS encoding IS110 family transposase translates to METESDALYESCAGLDVHQETVVACVLFGPLDRRPKKVIETFSTTTSGLLKLSDFLSEHNVTHVAMESTSVYWKPVWNVLEGSFTLLLANARTIKNVPGRKTDIKDAEWIAKLLRNGLIESSFVPPEPIRDLRDMTRYRKKLIADITAEKNRIHKFLQDANIKLTTYMSDIFGVSGRNLLQAIINGEKIEVEDLKKLVKGKLCNKIPELQDALNGRLRQHHREMIGFCWKHIEALEQLLAELESRIAQALAPYQEEVELLKSLSLIKDNTAAVIISELGTNMDVFPSEKHISSWAGVSPGNNESAGKKKHSKTTYGNAALKSALNQCAWAASKKRGTRLNALFWRITRKHGKKKAAVATAHEILIIVYYMLKNKTPYNELGEDYFKKKQVKSPEDAAIKLLTKKGYIVTLPEGKTA, encoded by the coding sequence ATGGAAACAGAAAGTGATGCGCTGTACGAAAGCTGTGCCGGATTAGATGTACACCAAGAAACCGTTGTAGCGTGTGTGCTGTTTGGCCCTCTTGACCGGCGTCCTAAAAAAGTAATCGAAACGTTTTCAACAACAACATCCGGCTTGTTAAAACTGTCAGATTTTTTATCAGAGCATAATGTAACCCATGTAGCAATGGAAAGCACCTCTGTTTACTGGAAACCTGTTTGGAATGTATTGGAAGGTTCATTTACCCTTCTCTTAGCGAATGCCCGTACGATTAAAAATGTTCCCGGGCGTAAAACAGACATCAAAGATGCGGAATGGATAGCAAAGTTGCTGCGCAATGGTTTGATAGAAAGCAGCTTTGTACCTCCTGAGCCTATTCGCGATTTGCGGGATATGACCCGTTACAGGAAAAAATTAATTGCTGATATCACCGCTGAAAAGAACCGAATTCATAAATTCCTGCAAGATGCCAACATTAAATTGACGACATATATGTCAGACATTTTTGGAGTTTCGGGCCGAAACTTGCTGCAGGCCATTATTAATGGCGAAAAGATAGAAGTAGAAGATTTAAAAAAATTGGTTAAAGGAAAATTATGCAACAAAATTCCTGAATTACAAGATGCACTTAATGGCCGTCTGCGGCAACATCATCGTGAAATGATTGGCTTTTGCTGGAAGCATATCGAGGCTTTAGAACAACTACTTGCTGAATTAGAAAGTCGTATTGCTCAAGCATTAGCTCCTTATCAGGAAGAAGTTGAATTATTAAAATCGTTGTCGTTAATCAAAGATAATACTGCCGCTGTTATCATCTCGGAATTGGGCACCAATATGGATGTATTTCCATCAGAGAAACACATTTCGTCATGGGCAGGTGTTAGTCCGGGCAATAATGAAAGTGCCGGTAAAAAGAAACATAGCAAAACGACTTATGGAAATGCAGCATTAAAAAGTGCATTAAATCAATGCGCTTGGGCGGCGTCAAAAAAACGAGGAACCCGGTTAAACGCCTTGTTTTGGCGCATCACCAGAAAACATGGTAAGAAAAAAGCTGCTGTTGCCACTGCCCACGAAATTCTTATTATTGTTTATTACATGTTGAAAAATAAAACGCCCTACAATGAGCTTGGCGAAGATTATTTTAAAAAGAAACAAGTAAAAAGTCCTGAAGATGCTGCGATCAAACTCCTTACAAAGAAAGGTTATATTGTTACTCTTCCTGAGGGGAAGACGGCTTAA